One part of the Microbulbifer sp. THAF38 genome encodes these proteins:
- a CDS encoding YqaA family protein, which produces MGKLIELGVVGLFISAFLAATILPVSSEIILTTLLLNGLSPVTLVLVATVGNVAGSLVNYALGYWASLGVIKKWLRMSESEFVRAEQRFTKYGMISLCFAWVPIIGDPLTVMAGVLRISLLWFLILVTAGKLLRYIVVSYMVLNIS; this is translated from the coding sequence ATGGGAAAGTTGATTGAACTAGGGGTTGTCGGTCTTTTTATTTCTGCATTTCTGGCCGCAACAATACTTCCGGTAAGCTCAGAGATTATATTAACGACGTTGCTGCTCAATGGCCTATCACCCGTTACGTTAGTACTTGTGGCAACTGTTGGTAATGTCGCGGGATCATTGGTTAATTACGCTCTAGGCTATTGGGCAAGCTTGGGTGTGATAAAGAAATGGCTGAGGATGTCTGAAAGCGAGTTTGTAAGGGCTGAACAGCGGTTTACTAAATATGGAATGATCTCCTTATGCTTTGCATGGGTGCCAATTATTGGAGATCCATTAACCGTTATGGCGGGAGTATTGAGAATCTCCTTGTTGTGGTTTTTGATCTTGGTGACAGCCGGGAAATTATTGCGCTACATCGTTGTAAGCTATATGGTGTTGAATATTTCTTAA
- a CDS encoding DUF4124 domain-containing protein, producing MTSYLPALLTTLLSLAPISVTAKIYKWTDENGQVHFSDKKIESVEQEVIKPRNHTSSWSRYDISVKTIDTNLSKQELNKIVADVNLVYEFYDRVLFFDFYKTVPVKILILKDEKAYYDYLRKQTGREPSRSYGKYLYKGNQIVVYIQKDRARTFRTIKHEVSHAITDTVTPYAQSWLNEGLAEQMETLSKVEGQLRITSHWENYKWVNPPLRHEKLMEIGTFIRLPNTKWRHEQRNGSAPLQAQAGQFIYFLLSKPTGKSFVIRLMHKLERGNRTHSYYLVDKDYIGGIKGLEIDWRNWLRGKIDKHITF from the coding sequence GTGACCTCTTACCTTCCAGCCTTATTAACCACTCTTTTGTCTCTAGCTCCCATAAGCGTAACAGCTAAAATCTATAAATGGACAGACGAAAATGGCCAAGTTCACTTTAGTGATAAGAAAATAGAGAGTGTTGAACAAGAGGTTATCAAGCCTAGAAACCACACCTCAAGTTGGTCCCGATATGATATTTCTGTTAAAACCATTGATACCAATCTGAGCAAACAGGAATTAAATAAGATTGTTGCAGACGTAAATCTTGTTTATGAGTTTTACGATAGGGTTCTATTTTTCGATTTTTATAAAACAGTCCCCGTAAAGATATTGATACTTAAGGATGAAAAAGCCTATTACGATTATCTAAGAAAACAAACTGGTAGAGAACCTAGTCGTTCGTATGGGAAATACTTATACAAAGGAAACCAGATAGTCGTTTATATTCAGAAAGATAGGGCCAGAACTTTTCGTACCATTAAACACGAAGTCAGCCACGCAATAACAGATACCGTCACACCCTACGCCCAATCCTGGCTGAATGAAGGTTTGGCCGAGCAAATGGAAACCCTGTCAAAAGTCGAGGGGCAGCTACGAATTACCAGCCACTGGGAAAACTATAAATGGGTAAACCCACCTTTGCGCCATGAGAAACTAATGGAGATAGGTACATTTATTAGGCTACCCAATACAAAGTGGCGTCATGAACAAAGAAATGGGTCAGCCCCATTACAGGCACAGGCGGGGCAATTTATTTACTTTCTATTATCAAAACCAACGGGTAAGAGCTTTGTAATCAGACTCATGCATAAGCTTGAGCGCGGAAATCGTACACACTCCTATTACCTGGTCGATAAAGACTACATTGGTGGGATAAAAGGACTAGAAATCGATTGGAGAAACTGGTTAAGAGGGAAAATTGATAAACATATCACCTTTTAG
- a CDS encoding aspartate/glutamate racemase family protein, whose product MKDCKNIKHIGIIGCSAEGAALCYKTICIESGKYLGEHAHPEVSMHTHSLARYVEYLDSNDLQGISDLMLSSADKLKSQGADFLICPDNTIHQAFDYVEEGSPLPWLHIADSVIAAAQIGGYRKLGILGTQWLVESDVYPSRLEGTGIDWLRPPQEVIERIGYLIMSELVNGIVRDETVKYFQDSISYLKQAGCDAVILGCTEIPLIINDGNSVLPTLNSNRLLAQAAIHKAIAAS is encoded by the coding sequence GTGAAGGACTGCAAAAATATAAAACATATCGGTATCATTGGCTGCTCCGCTGAGGGAGCAGCCCTTTGCTACAAAACAATTTGTATAGAAAGCGGCAAGTATCTCGGTGAACATGCCCATCCCGAGGTATCTATGCACACTCATTCACTCGCACGCTATGTGGAATATTTGGATTCCAATGATCTTCAAGGCATTAGCGACTTAATGCTCTCATCCGCAGATAAGCTCAAATCCCAGGGAGCCGACTTTCTTATTTGCCCAGATAACACCATTCACCAAGCCTTTGACTATGTAGAGGAAGGTTCTCCTCTACCCTGGTTGCATATTGCCGACAGTGTTATTGCCGCGGCACAAATCGGGGGCTATAGGAAGCTGGGCATACTCGGTACCCAGTGGTTGGTTGAGAGTGATGTTTATCCATCCAGGCTAGAGGGCACAGGCATAGATTGGTTGCGGCCACCCCAGGAGGTCATCGAACGAATTGGATATCTGATAATGAGCGAGCTGGTCAATGGAATAGTTCGAGATGAAACGGTCAAATACTTTCAAGATAGTATCAGTTATCTCAAACAGGCTGGATGTGACGCAGTGATTCTGGGCTGTACTGAAATACCGCTAATTATCAACGATGGCAATTCAGTACTCCCAACGCTAAACTCCAACCGATTGCTGGCTCAAGCGGCTATCCATAAAGCCATAGCCGCCTCTTAA
- a CDS encoding S41 family peptidase: protein MKKYSAILPLLLPSLGFSTTFSTEEKNTLINKVAHEISRQYVLQENIPAIRESLQKASESEAMKQAGTPKRVAEVLSKVLEKHDKHFGVRWYDQNTSQSQPKHENWFTKLARKNSGFNRIEVLEGNVGYIDFWGFDQVNDASRKRVEAAMTLVENTDAIIFDLRNNGGGDGNMGRLISSYLFDEPTHLNSIYWKATDSTTEFWTFEIIKGKRMIDTPVFILTSKDTFSAAESFAYYLKHLKRATIIGETTKGGANPWQFFQLDDGFGVVIPIAKAVNPITKSNWEGTGVEPDIKSLKEDAFNIGYRLSLQHIQSSTIHPEQLKEVKEQLKLVETH, encoded by the coding sequence ATGAAAAAATACTCAGCCATTTTGCCACTACTTTTACCAAGCCTCGGCTTCTCTACAACTTTTTCAACAGAGGAAAAAAATACTCTAATTAATAAGGTTGCGCATGAGATTTCAAGACAGTATGTACTCCAGGAAAATATTCCCGCAATACGTGAAAGCCTACAAAAAGCCTCAGAATCCGAGGCAATGAAACAGGCGGGAACCCCCAAACGGGTTGCCGAAGTACTTTCAAAAGTACTGGAGAAACATGATAAGCATTTTGGTGTGCGGTGGTATGATCAAAATACCTCCCAAAGCCAACCAAAACACGAAAACTGGTTCACCAAACTGGCCCGAAAAAATTCCGGATTTAACCGCATAGAGGTCCTTGAAGGTAATGTTGGCTATATTGATTTTTGGGGTTTCGATCAAGTCAATGACGCATCACGAAAGCGTGTTGAAGCCGCTATGACTTTAGTTGAAAACACTGATGCCATCATATTCGATCTGAGAAATAATGGAGGCGGTGATGGCAATATGGGTCGTCTGATTAGTAGCTACCTCTTTGACGAGCCGACCCATTTAAACAGTATTTACTGGAAAGCTACGGATAGCACTACTGAATTCTGGACTTTCGAAATCATCAAGGGCAAAAGAATGATCGATACTCCAGTATTTATTTTGACCAGTAAAGATACCTTCTCCGCCGCAGAATCTTTTGCCTATTACCTAAAGCACCTCAAGCGAGCCACCATTATTGGCGAAACAACCAAAGGAGGCGCGAATCCCTGGCAATTTTTCCAACTAGACGACGGATTCGGAGTGGTAATTCCAATTGCCAAGGCAGTAAATCCAATAACCAAAAGTAACTGGGAAGGCACAGGAGTAGAACCCGATATAAAAAGTCTCAAGGAGGACGCGTTTAATATTGGTTACCGTCTATCACTTCAACACATACAATCGTCTACAATCCATCCCGAACAGCTCAAGGAAGTTAAAGAGCAATTAAAACTGGTAGAAACTCACTAA
- a CDS encoding pyridoxal phosphate-dependent aminotransferase: MTDFTPQFSLQSEALNCEDSNVWAVSDRAHELADKGEDVIFLCVGDPNFDTPEPILDFARARLGVGRTHYSPAAGEPVLRRAIADIESKVSPHPCNPDDVVVFPGGTNAIYAVLSCLLNPGEEIVIPEPMYIGYVPICDSLRLSVKRVTCPAEQNFAFDVEAIKAAVSEETRVVMINTPVNPTGAMATPEQLRELAAFCRERDIWLVCDEMYSMITFARRHTSLRTAAESLDNIVVIDGLSKSHAMSGWRLGWAVARGPLVDRLAAFAGATIFGCPQFIQEAAAFALEFDSYFVKQMRDAYERRRNLIVERIGKIPGLGCYSPDAGMFVMVNVSEVASSGQEFAEALLEAERVSVLPGAPFGESAVNHVRLTLAADEAELSRALDRIERFVTCANRQAS, from the coding sequence GTGACAGATTTTACCCCCCAATTCAGCTTGCAAAGTGAAGCTCTGAACTGTGAGGATTCCAACGTCTGGGCCGTTAGCGACCGGGCCCATGAGCTTGCCGATAAGGGGGAGGACGTTATTTTCCTCTGTGTGGGGGACCCCAATTTCGATACACCGGAGCCAATTCTGGATTTTGCTCGTGCTCGCTTAGGTGTAGGGCGCACGCATTACTCCCCCGCGGCCGGTGAGCCGGTGTTGCGCCGAGCCATTGCGGATATCGAGAGTAAGGTATCACCCCACCCCTGTAATCCCGATGATGTTGTGGTATTTCCCGGCGGTACCAATGCTATCTACGCGGTACTTTCCTGCCTGTTGAATCCAGGTGAGGAGATTGTGATCCCGGAACCGATGTATATCGGATATGTCCCCATCTGCGACAGTCTCAGGTTGTCAGTGAAGCGTGTGACCTGCCCGGCAGAGCAGAATTTTGCTTTTGATGTAGAAGCTATTAAGGCGGCGGTCAGTGAAGAGACCCGCGTGGTGATGATCAACACTCCGGTCAATCCTACCGGTGCTATGGCAACCCCAGAGCAGCTGCGCGAACTTGCTGCTTTTTGCCGCGAGCGCGATATCTGGTTAGTGTGTGATGAAATGTACTCCATGATCACTTTCGCGCGCCGTCACACCTCCCTGCGTACCGCTGCCGAGTCTCTGGACAATATTGTGGTGATTGATGGCCTGTCCAAGTCTCATGCTATGAGTGGCTGGCGCCTGGGATGGGCGGTAGCCCGTGGACCTCTAGTAGATCGCCTGGCGGCATTCGCTGGGGCCACTATCTTCGGCTGCCCTCAGTTTATCCAGGAGGCAGCGGCATTCGCTTTGGAGTTCGATTCCTATTTCGTGAAACAGATGCGTGATGCCTATGAACGTCGCCGTAATCTAATTGTTGAACGAATTGGCAAGATTCCGGGGCTTGGCTGTTACAGCCCGGATGCGGGTATGTTTGTGATGGTCAATGTTTCTGAGGTAGCCAGCTCCGGTCAGGAATTCGCTGAGGCTCTTCTGGAGGCTGAGCGGGTATCGGTTTTGCCAGGGGCGCCTTTTGGCGAGAGTGCGGTAAATCATGTGCGCTTGACGCTCGCAGCCGATGAGGCTGAGTTGTCACGCGCTCTG